In Streptomyces capitiformicae, one genomic interval encodes:
- the sigM gene encoding RNA polymerase sigma factor SigM has protein sequence MAHGADHSGASDQDLLARHVEGDPDAFGELVRRHRDRLWAVALRTLGDREEAADAVQDALVSAYRAAHTFRGQSAVTTWLHRITVNACLDRARKAASRKTSPVDDTERLEQLLEPHESASAPAERNDLHRQLLDALSTLPQDQRAALVLVDMQGYPVAEAARILDVPTGTVKSRCARGRARLLPLLTHLRSDRGGDGGEKSGRGRNRTQGTSVPPAAGPHDAGPSDSAAVKGGGGRA, from the coding sequence ATGGCGCACGGCGCTGATCACAGCGGAGCAAGCGATCAGGATCTCCTGGCCCGCCATGTCGAGGGCGATCCCGACGCCTTCGGTGAGCTCGTACGGCGGCACCGGGACCGGCTGTGGGCGGTGGCCCTGCGGACGCTGGGGGACCGCGAGGAGGCCGCCGACGCCGTCCAGGACGCGCTCGTCTCCGCCTATCGGGCCGCGCATACATTTCGTGGCCAGTCGGCCGTCACGACCTGGCTGCACCGCATCACGGTGAATGCCTGCCTGGACCGCGCCCGCAAAGCTGCCTCCCGCAAGACATCGCCCGTCGACGACACCGAGCGCCTGGAGCAGCTCCTGGAGCCGCACGAGTCGGCATCCGCTCCGGCCGAGCGCAACGATCTGCACCGTCAGCTGCTGGATGCCCTGAGCACCCTGCCGCAGGACCAGCGGGCGGCGCTCGTCCTGGTCGATATGCAGGGCTACCCGGTGGCTGAGGCCGCGCGGATCCTCGACGTGCCGACCGGCACCGTAAAGAGTCGCTGCGCCCGTGGCAGAGCCAGACTTCTGCCGCTTCTGACCCATCTCCGCTCGGACAGAGGGGGTGACGGCGGTGAAAAATCGGGGCGCGGAAGGAACCGGACGCAGGGGACATCCGTCCCACCCGCAGCGGGACCACATGATGCAGGGCCAAGCGATTCAGCTGCTGTGAAGGGCGGAGGTGGACGAGCGTGA
- a CDS encoding anti-sigma factor family protein → MTSTTDTAGHPEVAEISDLTEGLLPPTRTADVRRHLDECPLCADVHASLEEIRGLLGTLPGPARMPDDVAGRIDAALAAEALLESTAPDSEPQDVPADSESKDAPATLSSSRPASTADDSVHVSRETSPAADRPAGHSRASTGPGRTHQKRRNRRRAVLGAVFTVATLGLSALMVQSMNDNGSGNDPTTAAQSAASDSFSGVKLEKQVENLLDGSQSQTSPGQDSLGVKGTPESQEKSPNSVLKTVVPDCIAKGIGDTTGAIASKSGTYRGAEAYLVLLPDRSDDTRVTVYIVDASCLDKASEPAGEVLLKRSYASR, encoded by the coding sequence GTGACATCCACGACCGACACGGCCGGGCACCCGGAAGTCGCGGAGATCTCCGACCTCACCGAAGGTCTGCTCCCTCCGACCCGTACTGCGGATGTACGCCGCCACCTGGACGAGTGCCCGCTCTGCGCCGACGTCCATGCCTCGCTGGAGGAGATCCGCGGCCTGCTCGGCACCTTGCCGGGCCCTGCGCGTATGCCCGACGACGTGGCGGGGCGCATCGATGCCGCCCTCGCCGCCGAAGCCCTCCTGGAGTCCACGGCACCCGATTCCGAGCCCCAGGACGTTCCCGCAGACTCCGAGTCCAAGGACGCTCCCGCGACGCTCAGCTCCTCCCGTCCGGCATCGACCGCGGACGACAGCGTGCATGTTTCACGTGAAACATCGCCCGCAGCAGATCGCCCGGCCGGCCACTCCCGCGCCTCCACCGGCCCCGGCCGCACGCATCAGAAGCGCCGCAACCGCCGCAGGGCGGTTCTCGGCGCCGTCTTCACGGTGGCCACGCTGGGCCTCAGCGCGCTTATGGTCCAGTCGATGAACGACAACGGCTCCGGCAACGACCCCACGACAGCAGCGCAGAGCGCGGCCTCCGACTCCTTTTCCGGGGTCAAGCTGGAGAAGCAAGTAGAGAATCTCCTGGACGGGTCCCAGAGCCAGACCTCACCCGGCCAGGATTCCCTAGGGGTCAAAGGGACGCCGGAGTCTCAGGAGAAGAGCCCGAACTCGGTGCTCAAGACCGTCGTGCCCGACTGCATCGCAAAGGGAATCGGCGACACCACGGGGGCGATCGCTTCCAAGTCGGGTACCTACCGGGGAGCGGAGGCGTATCTCGTGCTGCTGCCCGACCGCTCCGACGACACGCGCGTCACCGTGTATATCGTCGATGCCTCCTGCTTGGACAAGGCTTCGGAGCCCGCCGGTGAGGTTCTGCTGAAGCGGTCCTACGCCAGTCGCTGA
- the trxB gene encoding thioredoxin-disulfide reductase, translating to MSDVRNVIIIGSGPAGYTAALYTARASLKPLVFEGAVTAGGALMNTTEVENFPGFRDGIMGPDLMDNMRAQAERFGAELVPDDVVAVDLSGEIKTVTDTAGTVHRAKAVIVTTGSQHRKLGLPNEDALSGRGVSWCATCDGFFFKDQDIAVIGGGDTAMEEATFLSRFAKSVTIVHRRDTLRASKAMQERAFTDPKISFIWDSEVAEVQGDQKLAGLKLRNVKTGETSDLPVTGLFIAIGHDPRTELFKGQLELDDEGYLKVASPSTRTNLTGVFGAGDVVDHTYRQAITAAGTGCSAALDAERYLAALADGEQAPEPEKTTV from the coding sequence GTGAGCGACGTCCGTAACGTGATCATCATCGGCTCCGGGCCCGCCGGCTACACGGCAGCGCTCTACACCGCGCGCGCGTCGCTGAAGCCGCTGGTGTTCGAAGGAGCTGTCACCGCAGGCGGCGCCCTCATGAACACCACTGAGGTGGAGAACTTCCCCGGCTTCCGCGACGGGATCATGGGACCCGACCTCATGGACAACATGCGGGCCCAGGCCGAGCGCTTCGGTGCCGAGCTCGTTCCGGACGACGTCGTGGCCGTTGACCTGAGCGGCGAGATCAAGACCGTCACGGACACCGCGGGCACCGTGCACCGTGCCAAGGCGGTCATCGTCACCACGGGCTCCCAGCACCGCAAGCTCGGGCTGCCCAACGAGGACGCTCTCTCCGGCCGCGGTGTCTCCTGGTGCGCCACCTGCGACGGATTCTTCTTCAAGGACCAGGACATCGCCGTGATCGGCGGCGGTGACACCGCGATGGAGGAGGCCACCTTCCTCTCCCGGTTCGCCAAGTCCGTCACCATCGTCCACCGCCGGGACACCCTGCGCGCCTCCAAGGCGATGCAGGAACGCGCGTTCACCGACCCGAAGATCTCCTTCATCTGGGACAGCGAGGTCGCCGAGGTACAGGGCGACCAGAAGCTCGCCGGGCTGAAGCTGCGCAACGTCAAGACGGGCGAGACGTCCGACCTGCCGGTGACGGGTCTGTTCATCGCGATCGGCCATGACCCGCGCACGGAACTCTTCAAGGGTCAGCTCGAGCTGGATGACGAGGGCTATCTGAAGGTCGCTTCCCCGTCGACCCGCACGAATCTGACCGGTGTCTTCGGCGCCGGTGACGTCGTCGACCACACGTACCGCCAGGCGATCACCGCAGCCGGCACCGGCTGCTCCGCCGCCCTCGACGCCGAGCGCTACCTCGCCGCCCTCGCGGACGGCGAGCAGGCCCCCGAGCCCGAGAAGACCACCGTCTGA
- the trxA gene encoding thioredoxin, with protein sequence MAGTLKNVTDDSFEQDVLKNDKPVLVDFWAAWCGPCRQIAPSLEAIAQEYGDKIEIVKLNIDENPATAAKYGVMSIPTLNVYQGGEVAKTIVGAKPKAAIVRDLEDFIAE encoded by the coding sequence GTGGCCGGCACCCTGAAGAACGTGACCGACGACTCCTTCGAGCAGGACGTTCTCAAGAACGACAAGCCCGTCCTGGTGGACTTCTGGGCCGCATGGTGCGGCCCGTGCCGCCAGATCGCGCCGTCCCTCGAAGCGATCGCCCAGGAGTACGGCGACAAGATCGAGATCGTCAAGCTCAACATCGACGAGAACCCTGCCACCGCTGCCAAGTACGGCGTCATGTCCATCCCGACCCTGAACGTCTACCAGGGCGGCGAGGTCGCCAAGACCATCGTCGGCGCCAAGCCGAAGGCCGCGATCGTGCGCGACCTCGAGGACTTCATCGCTGAGTGA
- a CDS encoding GNAT family N-acetyltransferase: protein MGRRLVPLTLDNLQDLPKRCRSCVFWELDPVSGEAAVKAGTPALEKEAWISAVLLDWGSCGRVVYVDEVPVGFVIYAPPAYVPRSTAFPTSPVSADAVQLMTAFIMQGYQGQGLGRVMVQTVAKDLLRRGFKAIEAFGDARWKEPACVLPADHLTAVGFKTVRPHPTYPRLRLELRTTLSWKEDVELALDRLLGAVQKEPALRPL from the coding sequence ATGGGGCGTCGGCTCGTACCGCTCACGTTGGACAACCTTCAGGACCTTCCCAAGCGCTGTCGCTCGTGTGTCTTCTGGGAGCTGGACCCAGTCAGCGGCGAGGCCGCGGTAAAGGCCGGTACTCCCGCACTGGAGAAGGAGGCGTGGATCTCCGCCGTCCTGTTGGACTGGGGGTCCTGCGGCCGAGTCGTCTACGTGGACGAGGTGCCGGTGGGCTTCGTGATCTATGCGCCTCCGGCCTACGTACCCCGCTCCACGGCGTTCCCCACGAGCCCGGTGTCCGCCGATGCGGTCCAGCTGATGACTGCCTTCATCATGCAGGGCTATCAGGGCCAGGGCCTCGGTCGTGTGATGGTCCAGACTGTCGCCAAGGACCTGCTGCGGCGGGGCTTCAAAGCGATCGAGGCCTTTGGTGACGCTCGCTGGAAGGAACCGGCGTGTGTCCTGCCCGCCGACCATCTGACGGCTGTGGGGTTCAAGACGGTCCGCCCTCATCCCACGTATCCGCGGCTGCGGTTGGAGCTGCGGACGACGCTCTCCTGGAAGGAGGACGTCGAGTTGGCGCTCGACCGGCTCCTGGGAGCTGTGCAGAAGGAACCGGCGCTGCGGCCGCTCTAA
- a CDS encoding ParB/RepB/Spo0J family partition protein, with product MSERRRGLGRGLGALIPAAPTGEKAAPPAMGGPGSTSPAAVPVLAPERGVAAAKVTTLPHVSRETEEPSNGVVEAPAVPLDAYFAELPLDTIKPNPRQPREVFDDDLLQELVTSIKEVGLLQPVVVRPSGPSRYELIMGERRWRACREAGLEAIPAIVRATDDEKLLLDALLENLHRAQLNPLEEAAAYDQLLRDFNCTHDQLADRIGRSRPQVSNTLRLLRLSPAVQRRVAAGVLSAGHARALLSVEDSEEQDKLAHRIVAEGLSVRAVEEIVTLMGSRPKTAARSKGPRAGSRVSPALTDLATRLSDRFETRVKIDLGQKKGKITVEFASPEDLERILSTLAPGEKLALQQSLLDDDSEDAEA from the coding sequence GTGAGCGAGCGACGGAGGGGGTTGGGCCGTGGTCTCGGCGCACTGATCCCGGCAGCCCCGACAGGGGAGAAGGCGGCACCGCCGGCGATGGGTGGACCTGGCTCCACATCACCGGCGGCAGTGCCTGTCCTCGCCCCTGAACGTGGGGTGGCGGCCGCGAAGGTGACGACACTGCCGCATGTTTCACGTGAAACAGAGGAGCCGTCGAACGGCGTCGTGGAGGCGCCTGCTGTGCCTCTCGACGCCTACTTCGCCGAGTTGCCCCTCGACACCATCAAGCCGAACCCGCGTCAGCCTCGTGAGGTCTTCGACGACGACCTTCTCCAGGAACTCGTTACCTCCATCAAGGAAGTCGGTCTCCTCCAGCCCGTCGTGGTACGGCCGTCGGGTCCGTCCCGCTACGAGCTCATCATGGGTGAGCGGCGCTGGCGAGCCTGTCGTGAGGCCGGTCTCGAGGCGATCCCGGCGATCGTACGGGCCACGGACGACGAGAAGCTTCTCCTGGACGCGCTCCTGGAGAACCTGCACCGTGCCCAGCTGAACCCGCTGGAAGAGGCAGCCGCCTACGACCAGTTGCTCAGGGACTTCAACTGCACGCACGATCAGCTGGCGGATCGTATCGGCCGGTCGCGGCCGCAGGTATCCAACACCCTCCGTCTGCTGAGGCTTTCTCCCGCGGTCCAGCGTCGTGTGGCCGCCGGAGTTCTCTCCGCGGGGCACGCCCGGGCTCTGCTGTCGGTCGAGGACTCGGAGGAGCAGGACAAGCTGGCTCATCGGATCGTCGCCGAAGGGCTCTCGGTGCGGGCCGTCGAGGAGATCGTCACCCTCATGGGGTCGCGTCCGAAGACGGCGGCGCGATCCAAGGGACCGCGGGCCGGCTCCCGGGTGTCGCCGGCATTGACCGATCTGGCGACACGGCTCTCGGACCGCTTCGAGACTCGGGTGAAGATCGATCTCGGTCAGAAGAAGGGCAAGATCACCGTTGAGTTCGCCTCTCCGGAGGACCTCGAGCGGATCCTCAGCACGCTCGCCCCGGGCGAGAAGCTGGCTCTTCAGCAGAGTCTTCTGGACGATGACTCCGAGGATGCGGAGGCCTGA
- a CDS encoding ParA family protein, whose product MGGSVHCEPEVEESESLRSDANIAGPMTDPVPGPRTESMGEDVSRETPPPMDDTPIGRAAQLAVEALGRAGEGLPRPEQTRVMVVANQKGGVGKTTTTVNLAASLALHGARVLVIDLDPQGNASTALGIDHHAEVPSIYDVLVESKPLAEVVQPVPDVEGLFCAPATIDLAGAEIELVSLVARESRLQRAIQAYEQPLDYILIDCPPSLGLLTVNALVAGQEVLIPIQCEYYALEGLGQLLRNVDLVRGHLNPVLHVSTILLTMYDGRTRLASQVAEEVRTHFGDEVLRTSIPRSVRISEAPSYGQTVLTYDPGSSGALSYLEAAREIALKGVGVGYDPTHAHIGAQSNQSMVEGIQ is encoded by the coding sequence ATGGGAGGCTCTGTTCATTGCGAGCCTGAAGTCGAGGAGAGTGAATCGTTGCGGTCCGACGCCAACATCGCGGGACCGATGACCGATCCGGTCCCCGGTCCCCGTACCGAGTCGATGGGGGAGGATGTTTCACGTGAAACACCGCCCCCGATGGACGACACTCCCATCGGTCGTGCTGCCCAACTGGCGGTAGAGGCTCTGGGCCGCGCCGGCGAGGGTCTGCCGCGGCCCGAGCAGACCCGGGTCATGGTGGTCGCCAACCAGAAGGGCGGGGTGGGCAAGACCACGACGACGGTGAACCTTGCCGCCTCGCTGGCCCTGCACGGAGCCCGTGTTCTGGTGATCGACCTTGATCCCCAGGGCAATGCGTCCACCGCGCTGGGGATCGACCATCATGCCGAAGTGCCGTCCATCTACGACGTGCTGGTCGAGAGCAAGCCACTGGCGGAAGTCGTCCAGCCCGTTCCGGACGTCGAAGGTCTCTTCTGCGCGCCCGCCACGATCGACCTCGCCGGTGCGGAGATCGAGCTCGTGTCATTGGTGGCACGGGAAAGCCGACTGCAGCGAGCGATTCAGGCGTACGAGCAGCCGCTGGACTACATCCTGATTGACTGCCCGCCCTCGCTCGGCCTGCTGACGGTCAACGCACTTGTTGCCGGCCAGGAGGTCCTCATCCCGATCCAGTGCGAGTACTACGCACTGGAGGGCCTTGGACAGCTGCTCCGCAATGTCGACCTGGTGCGGGGGCACCTCAACCCCGTCCTTCATGTGTCGACCATTCTGCTCACCATGTACGACGGCCGGACGCGTCTGGCGTCCCAGGTCGCCGAAGAGGTGCGCACCCACTTCGGCGACGAGGTACTGCGGACGAGCATTCCCCGCTCGGTCCGTATCTCCGAGGCGCCGAGCTACGGGCAGACGGTGCTGACCTACGATCCAGGATCGAGCGGTGCCCTCTCCTACCTTGAGGCGGCACGAGAAATCGCGTTGAAGGGCGTCGGCGTGGGGTACGACCCGACGCACGCCCACATCGGCGCACAGAGCAACCAGAGCATGGTGGAGGGGATCCAGTGA
- the rsmG gene encoding 16S rRNA (guanine(527)-N(7))-methyltransferase RsmG gives MTEAAELPPAPEQARDVFGDRYADAVRYAELLAEAGVQRGLIGPREVPRLWERHLLNCAVLSEVVPEGVTVCDVGSGAGLPGIPLALVRDDLKITLLEPLLRRTNFLTEVVELLGLDHVTVVRGRAEEVLGTLQPVHVVTARAVAPLDRLAAWGIPLLRPYGEMLALKGDTAEEELKSAATALSKLGAVETSILHVGEGVVDPMSTVVRVEVGESPGGVRFAAKRAKAARTGRARRRR, from the coding sequence GTGACGGAGGCAGCGGAGCTTCCCCCTGCGCCCGAGCAGGCGCGCGATGTATTCGGTGATCGCTACGCGGACGCGGTCCGTTACGCCGAACTCCTGGCGGAAGCGGGAGTGCAGCGAGGGCTCATCGGCCCGCGGGAAGTGCCCCGCCTGTGGGAGAGGCATCTGCTGAACTGCGCGGTGCTCTCCGAGGTCGTTCCCGAGGGGGTGACGGTCTGCGATGTCGGCTCAGGTGCCGGACTGCCCGGCATTCCGCTGGCCCTCGTCCGGGACGACCTGAAGATCACGTTGCTGGAGCCCCTGCTGCGGCGCACCAACTTCCTGACCGAGGTCGTCGAGCTCCTGGGCCTCGACCATGTGACCGTCGTCCGTGGCCGTGCCGAAGAGGTGCTCGGGACGCTGCAGCCGGTCCATGTGGTGACGGCGCGGGCCGTGGCTCCGCTGGACAGGCTGGCCGCCTGGGGCATTCCGCTGCTGCGCCCCTATGGAGAGATGCTGGCCCTCAAGGGCGACACCGCCGAGGAGGAGCTGAAGAGCGCGGCCACGGCTCTGAGCAAGCTCGGTGCCGTGGAGACATCCATCCTTCATGTCGGCGAGGGTGTCGTGGATCCGATGTCCACGGTCGTCCGCGTGGAGGTAGGCGAGAGCCCCGGCGGTGTGCGCTTTGCAGCGAAGCGCGCCAAGGCGGCCCGTACAGGACGGGCACGTCGGCGCCGTTGA
- a CDS encoding Jag family protein, translating to MTEGTTPAASSEGGDTLTRLEQEGEIAADYLEGLLDIADLDGDIDMDVEADRAAVSIISDTGSRDLQKLVGRDGEVLEALQELTRLAVHRETGDRSRLMLDIAGYRAKKRAELSELGAKAAAEAKSTGEPVKLKPMTPFERKVVHDAVKSAGLRSESEGEEPQRFVVVLPA from the coding sequence GTGACGGAAGGCACCACCCCTGCCGCCTCCTCCGAGGGTGGCGACACCCTCACCCGCCTGGAGCAGGAGGGTGAGATCGCGGCGGACTACCTCGAAGGTCTGCTGGACATCGCCGATCTCGACGGCGACATCGACATGGACGTCGAGGCCGACCGTGCCGCTGTCTCGATCATCAGCGACACGGGCAGCCGCGACCTGCAGAAGCTGGTCGGCCGCGACGGCGAGGTGCTCGAGGCGCTTCAGGAGCTCACGCGTCTGGCCGTGCACCGGGAGACCGGCGACCGCAGCCGTCTGATGCTGGACATCGCCGGCTACCGTGCCAAGAAGCGTGCCGAGCTCTCGGAGCTGGGCGCCAAGGCCGCAGCCGAGGCCAAGAGCACCGGCGAGCCGGTGAAGCTGAAGCCGATGACGCCCTTCGAGCGCAAGGTCGTGCACGACGCGGTCAAGAGTGCGGGCCTGCGCAGCGAGTCCGAGGGCGAGGAGCCTCAGCGCTTCGTCGTCGTGCTTCCCGCCTGA
- the yidC gene encoding membrane protein insertase YidC: MDTIASLFSFITTPVSWVIVQFHKVYGALFGDDTGWAWGLSIVSLVILIRICLIPLFVKQIKATRAMQTLQPEMKKIQERYKNDKQRQSEEMMKLYKETGTNPLSSCLPILAQSPFFFALYHVLNSIANNDTVGVINESLLASAQKAHIFGAPLAATFTDSSAEAAALDASITTVRIVTAVMIVLMSLSQFYTQRQLMTKNVDTTVKTPFMQQQKMLMYIFPIMFAVFGINFPVGVLVYWLTTNVWTMGQQMYVIHNNPTPGSKAQAAYLERLFKHVTHHGKTRSRGERAIVKAIVAKGRDRNEYERKFITGLSKEGLAAQADGTVVKSEASAVATAEDGTPVTGAPKRQQPKRQTKAQRQSGAAKAADDTEPKPGPTSLTKSAEPEDAKPAAAKKAAPKSGTGGRSKAQSGQRKGQQRPKSPSKK, translated from the coding sequence GTGGACACGATTGCCAGTCTCTTCAGCTTCATCACGACACCTGTCTCCTGGGTCATCGTCCAGTTCCACAAGGTGTACGGCGCCCTCTTCGGCGATGACACCGGGTGGGCCTGGGGCCTGTCCATCGTGTCCTTGGTGATCCTGATCCGTATCTGCCTGATCCCGCTCTTCGTGAAGCAGATCAAGGCGACCCGGGCCATGCAGACGCTCCAGCCCGAGATGAAGAAGATCCAGGAGCGCTACAAGAACGACAAGCAGCGCCAGTCCGAAGAGATGATGAAGCTGTACAAGGAGACGGGCACCAACCCGCTCTCCTCGTGCCTTCCCATCCTGGCGCAGTCGCCGTTCTTCTTCGCCCTGTACCACGTGCTCAACAGCATCGCGAACAACGACACCGTCGGTGTCATCAACGAGAGCCTGCTGGCGAGCGCGCAGAAGGCCCACATCTTCGGTGCTCCGCTGGCCGCGACGTTCACGGACAGCTCCGCGGAGGCCGCGGCGCTCGACGCCTCGATCACCACCGTCCGTATCGTCACCGCGGTCATGATCGTCCTGATGTCGCTGTCGCAGTTCTACACGCAGCGTCAGCTGATGACGAAGAACGTCGACACCACGGTGAAGACGCCGTTCATGCAGCAGCAGAAGATGCTGATGTACATCTTCCCGATCATGTTCGCCGTCTTCGGCATCAACTTCCCGGTCGGTGTCCTCGTCTACTGGCTGACCACCAACGTGTGGACCATGGGCCAGCAGATGTACGTCATCCACAACAACCCGACCCCGGGTTCCAAGGCCCAGGCCGCCTATCTGGAGCGCCTCTTCAAGCACGTCACGCACCACGGCAAGACCCGCAGCCGCGGTGAGCGCGCCATCGTCAAGGCGATCGTCGCCAAGGGGCGTGACCGCAACGAGTACGAGCGGAAGTTCATCACCGGCCTGAGCAAGGAGGGCCTCGCGGCCCAGGCCGACGGCACCGTGGTCAAGAGCGAGGCTTCGGCCGTCGCCACGGCCGAGGACGGTACGCCGGTGACCGGCGCTCCCAAGCGCCAGCAGCCCAAGCGCCAGACCAAGGCCCAGCGTCAGTCCGGCGCCGCTAAGGCCGCCGACGACACCGAGCCGAAGCCCGGGCCCACCTCGCTGACCAAGTCCGCCGAACCGGAGGACGCCAAGCCGGCCGCCGCCAAGAAGGCCGCGCCCAAGTCCGGCACCGGTGGCCGCAGCAAGGCGCAGTCCGGTCAGCGCAAGGGCCAGCAGCGCCCCAAGTCCCCGTCCAAGAAGTAA
- the yidD gene encoding membrane protein insertion efficiency factor YidD: protein MKYPLLALIKLYQWTISPLLGPVCKYYPSCSHYGYTAIDRHGAIKGTALTAWRILRCNPWSLGGVDHVPPRKRPRWHEMLRGTWRARKGGSSAVESATEGHVPSSPAAESPSHAQGA, encoded by the coding sequence ATGAAGTACCCGCTGCTGGCGCTGATCAAGCTGTACCAGTGGACCATCAGCCCGTTGCTCGGGCCGGTGTGCAAGTACTACCCGTCGTGCTCCCACTACGGCTACACGGCCATCGACCGGCACGGTGCGATCAAGGGAACGGCACTCACCGCTTGGCGCATCCTCCGGTGCAACCCGTGGTCGCTCGGCGGTGTGGACCATGTCCCGCCGCGCAAGCGGCCGCGGTGGCACGAGATGTTGCGTGGCACGTGGCGCGCACGCAAGGGCGGGTCCTCCGCCGTCGAATCGGCCACCGAGGGGCACGTTCCTTCGAGCCCGGCCGCCGAGAGCCCGTCCCATGCCCAAGGAGCATGA
- the rnpA gene encoding ribonuclease P protein component, whose amino-acid sequence MLPTENRLRRREDFATAVRRGRRAGRPLLVVHLRSGATDPHAPGESAPSTRAGFVVSKAVGGAVVRNKVKRRLRHLMRDRVAQLPPGSLVVVRALPGAGDADHVQLAQDLDAALQRLLGGGAR is encoded by the coding sequence GTGCTGCCCACCGAGAACCGGCTGAGGCGGCGCGAGGACTTCGCGACCGCGGTACGACGAGGGCGCCGGGCCGGACGCCCGCTCCTCGTTGTTCACCTACGTAGCGGTGCCACGGACCCGCACGCGCCTGGGGAGAGCGCTCCCTCGACGCGTGCGGGTTTCGTCGTGAGCAAGGCCGTCGGCGGTGCGGTCGTGCGCAACAAGGTGAAGCGGAGGCTTCGCCATCTGATGCGCGATCGAGTCGCCCAGTTGCCCCCCGGTAGCCTGGTAGTCGTACGAGCGCTGCCCGGTGCGGGTGACGCCGACCACGTACAACTGGCCCAAGACCTGGACGCCGCCCTACAGCGGCTGCTGGGAGGGGGCGCGCGATGA
- the rpmH gene encoding 50S ribosomal protein L34, with translation MSKRTFQPNNRRRAKTHGFRLRMRTRAGRAILASRRSKGRARLSA, from the coding sequence GTGAGCAAGCGCACCTTCCAGCCGAACAACCGTCGTCGCGCGAAGACCCACGGCTTCCGGCTGCGTATGCGCACCCGTGCCGGCCGCGCGATTCTCGCGTCCCGCCGCAGCAAGGGTCGCGCCCGCCTTTCCGCCTGA